The genomic stretch GCGCTGATGTCGGCGATGTGTTCCAGAGGCTCAAGGCCGTTGGCACGCAGGGTATTGCCCGTGTCCACCACATCGACGATGAGGTCCGCCAGGCCCACGATGGGGGCCAGTTCCATGGAACCGTAGAGTTTGATGATTTCCACCTGCCGGCCCCGGGCGGCGAAATAGCGGCGGGTGGCGCTGACGTATTTGGTGGCGATACGGGGCCGGACCTCGCTGATCCGGGTGCCCGGCGGCCCGGCGAGCATCAGCCGGCAGCGGGCGATGTTCAAATCCAGCGGCTCGTACAGGCCGCTGCCGTCATGTTCCATGAGCACGTCTTTGCCGGCCACACCCAGATCGGCGGCGCCGTATTCCACGAAGGTGGGCACATCGGCGGCGCGGATGACCACCAGTTTCACATCGGGGCGGCAGGTGTCCAGGATCAGCTTGCGGCTGGTCTCGGGATCGTGGCCGGGCACAATGCCGGCCGCGGCCAGCAACGGCAGCGTTTCTTTGTAAATGCGGCCCTTGGAGACGGCGATGGTGAGGAGCTGGCTCATAGAACGCAACAACCGTTGAGGCTCAGTCGGGTACCCGGCGGATTTTGGCGCCCAGTTGGGCCAGTTTTTCTTCGATGCATTCGTAGCCACGGTCCACGTGATAAATGCGGTCCACCAAAGTATCGCCCTCGGCCACCAGGCCCGCCAGCACCAGGCTGGCGGAGGCGCGCAAATCGGTGGCCATCACCGGCGCGCCGGTGAGGCTGGACACGCCCCTGGTGATGGCGGTGTTGCCTTCCAAACGGATGTCCCCGCCCAGGCGCTGCAACTCTTGCACATGCATGAAACGGTTTTCGAATACCGATTCGGAGATGGTGCCAGTGCCTTCCGCCACGCAGTTCAAGGCACAAAACTGCGCCTGCATGTCGGTGGGGAAAGCGGGATAGGGCGCGGTGTGCACATCCACCGCCTGGGGCCGGCGGCCGTGCATGTCCAGGCTGATCCAGTCCTCGCCCACGTGCAAATCCGCCCCCGCTTCGCGCAGCTTGGCGAGCACGGCGTCGAGGGT from Gammaproteobacteria bacterium encodes the following:
- a CDS encoding ATP phosphoribosyltransferase, whose product is MSQLLTIAVSKGRIYKETLPLLAAAGIVPGHDPETSRKLILDTCRPDVKLVVIRAADVPTFVEYGAADLGVAGKDVLMEHDGSGLYEPLDLNIARCRLMLAGPPGTRISEVRPRIATKYVSATRRYFAARGRQVEIIKLYGSMELAPIVGLADLIVDVVDTGNTLRANGLEPLEHIADISARLIVNKAAMKMQHAAVTALMGRLAQAVERNQSV